One Tamlana carrageenivorans genomic region harbors:
- a CDS encoding M15 family metallopeptidase, with protein MNFKVFILACLTSFGLFAQLPEGFVYVNEVIPDLDVELRYNTSFNFVGKPVEGYHANKLILTKEAAHALKLVNDDLQMQNLCLKVYDGYRPQRAVNHFMKWAREVNDTLTKQIFYPHIRKKNLFREQYIATHSGHSKGSTVDLTIIDGNTGEPLDMGSPFDFFGPVSWYNNQEITEKQKANRKLLHDTMLKHGFRGYSKEWWHFTLRHEPFPHTYFDFPVE; from the coding sequence ATGAATTTTAAAGTTTTTATACTAGCGTGCTTGACTAGTTTTGGTTTGTTTGCTCAATTACCTGAAGGTTTTGTTTACGTAAACGAAGTGATTCCCGATTTAGATGTTGAACTGCGTTATAACACCAGCTTTAATTTTGTAGGTAAACCTGTAGAGGGCTACCATGCTAATAAACTTATTTTAACCAAGGAAGCTGCCCATGCGCTGAAACTGGTGAATGATGATTTACAAATGCAAAATTTGTGTTTAAAAGTCTATGATGGCTATAGACCACAACGAGCCGTAAATCATTTTATGAAATGGGCTAGAGAGGTTAATGATACGTTAACCAAACAAATCTTTTATCCGCATATTAGAAAGAAAAACTTATTCCGAGAACAATATATAGCAACACATTCTGGACACAGTAAAGGAAGCACCGTCGATTTAACCATTATTGATGGAAATACGGGTGAGCCATTAGATATGGGGAGCCCTTTTGATTTTTTCGGACCAGTATCTTGGTATAACAATCAAGAGATTACTGAAAAGCAAAAAGCAAACAGAAAATTACTTCATGATACCATGCTTAAACATGGCTTTAGAGGTTATTCTAAAGAATGGTGGCACTTTACTTTACGTCATGAGCCTTTTCCTCATACCTATTTTGACTTCCCTGTAGAATAG
- a CDS encoding alpha/beta hydrolase — MNSYKKTARTKISTYSNLIDTTNHIHGSVSNIKFLKSTILNKTLPYKVYLPPIEDISKKLPVLYINDGFQYMNKGSLHNILDSLIIAKEIKPIMAVFLEPKDSTQNNRNVRQELFISNPFFVDFFTQELIPQIEKNYPASPNKEDRTILGVSFGGLAALYLADKAPYTFKNIAMQSPAFHPYQNIYNAYARKPKKDFNLFMSYGTGKDTNWQVIPMIRILKRKKYDLTVVRVKNGNHDWKTWKKQLVGIMLNYYRLH, encoded by the coding sequence ATTAATTCTTACAAAAAAACAGCCAGAACTAAAATCTCAACTTATTCCAACCTCATAGATACTACGAATCACATTCATGGAAGTGTTTCGAATATAAAATTCTTAAAAAGCACAATTTTAAATAAAACTCTGCCTTATAAAGTATACCTTCCTCCTATTGAGGACATATCAAAAAAACTTCCTGTCCTTTATATTAATGATGGATTTCAATATATGAATAAGGGCAGCTTACATAATATATTAGATAGCTTAATAATTGCCAAGGAAATAAAACCTATTATGGCTGTTTTTTTAGAACCTAAAGATAGTACTCAAAACAATCGGAATGTTAGACAAGAATTATTCATAAGCAATCCCTTCTTTGTTGACTTTTTCACTCAAGAATTGATTCCTCAAATAGAAAAAAACTACCCCGCCAGTCCAAATAAGGAAGATAGAACAATTTTAGGGGTTTCCTTTGGCGGGTTAGCCGCACTGTATTTAGCTGACAAAGCACCATATACTTTCAAAAATATAGCTATGCAATCCCCTGCTTTTCATCCATATCAGAATATTTACAATGCATATGCTAGAAAACCAAAAAAAGATTTCAATCTATTTATGAGTTACGGCACAGGAAAAGACACGAATTGGCAGGTTATCCCTATGATTAGGATTTTAAAAAGAAAAAAATATGATCTAACTGTTGTTCGTGTAAAAAATGGAAACCACGATTGGAAAACTTGGAAAAAACAGTTGGTTGGTATTATGCTAAATTATTATAGGTTGCATTAA
- a CDS encoding IS4 family transposase, whose product MNKSKNFSGHPIIKQVLNFILPKDVHRTAKKHNSDRYTKKFTTYEHLATMVFTVISGCSSLREVSSIMLACEGKINHLGLTDFPKRSTLSDANRRRSSEVFADIYHLLYKRYHRFLSDSRPLEPAVKNLKIVDSSTIPLFSDILKGVGRNPLNGKKKGGIKMHTMINAMEDVPCLIKFSSAATHDHTFLKDLELKKGSYVVFDKGYVDYEQYQKWTLEDVYFVTRQKDNARYTSLEEFDISNKVDDAVLKDEKIGLTDKNGNAFSLRRIAFWHEKHQKVYEFITNNYDLDADKIADIYKNRWQIETMFKRLKQNFPLKYFLGDNQNAIEIQIWVSLIIQLIMLVIQRKAQRNWAYSNMMSVIRYHLMTYIDLFKFLKNPEANWEEITTKNIGQLSLFDP is encoded by the coding sequence ATGAATAAAAGTAAAAACTTTAGCGGACACCCCATAATCAAACAGGTATTAAATTTCATTTTGCCCAAAGATGTTCATCGGACAGCCAAAAAGCACAACAGCGATCGCTATACCAAAAAGTTTACCACCTATGAGCATTTGGCCACTATGGTATTTACCGTGATCAGTGGCTGTAGCTCACTTCGTGAGGTTTCCAGTATTATGCTTGCCTGCGAGGGAAAGATCAACCATCTAGGACTCACGGACTTTCCAAAACGCAGTACCTTGTCAGATGCTAACAGGAGAAGAAGCTCTGAAGTATTTGCCGATATTTATCATTTACTCTACAAACGTTACCATCGCTTTTTATCGGACAGCAGACCCTTAGAACCTGCAGTGAAGAACCTTAAAATCGTTGATTCCTCGACCATCCCCCTATTTAGTGACATTCTTAAAGGTGTAGGAAGGAACCCGCTCAACGGCAAAAAGAAAGGAGGTATCAAGATGCATACTATGATAAACGCCATGGAAGACGTTCCTTGTCTGATTAAGTTTTCAAGCGCGGCCACGCACGACCACACCTTTTTAAAAGACCTGGAACTCAAGAAGGGCTCTTATGTGGTTTTTGACAAAGGGTATGTGGATTATGAGCAATACCAAAAATGGACACTGGAAGATGTTTACTTTGTGACTCGGCAAAAGGACAATGCTCGCTATACAAGCCTTGAAGAGTTTGATATCTCCAATAAAGTGGACGATGCTGTCTTAAAGGACGAAAAAATAGGGCTTACGGACAAAAACGGCAATGCTTTTTCCCTGAGGAGAATCGCTTTTTGGCACGAAAAGCACCAAAAAGTTTATGAGTTCATCACTAATAATTATGATCTTGATGCAGACAAAATAGCCGACATCTATAAAAATAGGTGGCAGATTGAGACGATGTTCAAGCGGCTTAAACAGAACTTTCCGCTAAAGTATTTTTTGGGAGACAATCAAAATGCCATCGAAATACAAATCTGGGTCAGTTTGATAATCCAGCTCATTATGCTTGTGATCCAAAGAAAAGCCCAAAGAAACTGGGCTTATTCCAATATGATGTCCGTCATACGATACCATTTGATGACATATATCGATTTGTTCAAATTCCTGAAAAACCCAGAAGCTAATTGGGAAGAGATTACAACCAAAAACATTGGGCAATTAAGCCTTTTTGACCCATAA